The segment GTGCAGTCGCCGCAGTAGTAGCAGAGCCAAGGTCCGGTGTGCTGAAGCCTCTCCTCCTTCCCTTCGTCTCTGCTATCTACTGTGAAGCGGTAGAGTGTGGTAACCTGTGCCGGTCCGGGGAAGCTTTCGTTTGACTTAACTACTGGGCAGGCGGAGTAGCAGAGCCCACACTTTATGCATAGTGTGTTGTTCCAGTATTTCTGAAGGTCTTCGGGCATCTGGATGAACTCTGTCTCTTTTTTCATAGCTTCCTCTGGTTTAATGAGATAGGGTTTGATTGGCCTGTACTTTTCGAAGAAGGGTTTTAGATCTGGGACAAGATCTTTGATCATCGGTAGGTTCTGTAGTGGAGTAACTGTTATGGTGTCTGTGCCTAAATCGAGGAGCTGAGTGTAGCAGGCTAAAACGTGTCTACCGTTAGCTATAACGGAGCAGCTTCCACAGATGCCCATTCTGCAAGAGTGCCTTACGGTCAGTGTGCCATCTAGATTGTCTCTGACGTAAAGGAGAGCGTCTAGTAGTGTCATGCCCTTCTTAGCAGGCACCTTATATGTTGAGGTCACATACTGCTTCTTCTCTGGATTATATCGCACTATGTTGAGTGTAACCATCTTACCTTTTTCCAAGAGCCCCGCTCACCTCAATACTTTCTCTCAACAGGCTGCCATTTAGTTATCGTGACAGGGGCATAGTCAATTCTAGGTCCATCTACCGTATAGTAGACTAAAGTATGCTTGAGCCAGTTCACATCGTCACGCTTCGGGTAGTCTACTCTAGAGTGAGCACCCCTAGATTCCTTTCTGTTTAAGGCTGAAAGAGCGGTAACATCAGCCAACTCAAGCATACAGTCAAGCTCAAGCGCGTTTATCAAACCTAAGTTAAACACTCTTGAGCTATCTTCAACTTTAGCCCTCTTGAACTTCTCTTTTAAAGCCCTTATTTCCTTAACGGCCTCTGCTAGACGCTGCTCATCTCTAAAGATCCAGACCTTCTCGTTCATAACATTCATCATCTGCGTCTTAATTTCTGAAATCCTCTCACCTCCCTCATTCCCCAATATCTGGTCAAATACACGCTTTTCCTCCTCAGCAAGCCTCTCTTTCGGTAGATCAGGGAATTCTGATTTTTGAGCTAGAGTAGCGGCCTTTTCGCCAGCGACAGCCCCAAAGACCAAGCACTCTGCTGTAGAGTTGGAGCCGAGTCTATTGGCTCCGTGTAGGCTTAGGCAAGAGCATTCTCCAGCAGCAAATAGGTGAGGTAATGGTGTTTCTGTCATATTCGCTCTTATGCCACCCATAGAGTAGTGGGCAGCTGGTGCTATAGGTATGGGTTCGTGTACTGGATCTATGCCCACCAGTCTTTGTGTTACTTCACGTATGTAAGGTAGGCGTTCATTAATCTTCTCCTCGCCTAAGTGTGTGAGGTCAAGGGCTATGTATGGTCCGTCTGGTCCTTCAAAAGCCCTACCCTCCATTATTTCAGTCATCTCAGCCCTAGCTACTATATCACGTGGAGCGAGTTCCATCATCTTTTTCGCATACCTCTCCATAAACCTCTCACCGCTCCTATTTTTGAGGTAGCCACCTTCACCACGTGCC is part of the Nitrososphaerota archaeon genome and harbors:
- a CDS encoding succinate dehydrogenase/fumarate reductase iron-sulfur subunit gives rise to the protein MEKGKMVTLNIVRYNPEKKQYVTSTYKVPAKKGMTLLDALLYVRDNLDGTLTVRHSCRMGICGSCSVIANGRHVLACYTQLLDLGTDTITVTPLQNLPMIKDLVPDLKPFFEKYRPIKPYLIKPEEAMKKETEFIQMPEDLQKYWNNTLCIKCGLCYSACPVVKSNESFPGPAQVTTLYRFTVDSRDEGKEERLQHTGPWLCYYCGDCTISCPKGVEPAESIMSMRRHLITNYDWTGVSRLLYTSKKASALFTLGLAILTLLLVWFLHGPVVLDRVDLTSFAPIEIVHNGGIIYGVLLAA
- a CDS encoding succinate dehydrogenase/fumarate reductase flavoprotein subunit; this translates as SKVYPTRSHSVCAQGGTAAVMREGDSHEMHAWDTVKGSDFLADQDVVEFFVKRISEEIVRLEHWGMPWSRTPDGKIAQRPFGGHSFPRACYSADLVGFQEMHTLYGRALAYDTIKFYDEWYVTSLIAEEGRAKGLTAIDLKTGTMSAFRAKAIIMATGGACRIYRFTTYSYTATGDGMVLAYRAGAPLQDMEFVQFHPTGLVPSGVLISEAARGEGGYLKNRSGERFMERYAKKMMELAPRDIVARAEMTEIMEGRAFEGPDGPYIALDLTHLGEEKINERLPYIREVTQRLVGIDPVHEPIPIAPAAHYSMGGIRANMTETPLPHLFAAGECSCLSLHGANRLGSNSTAECLVFGAVAGEKAATLAQKSEFPDLPKERLAEEEKRVFDQILGNEGGERISEIKTQMMNVMNEKVWIFRDEQRLAEAVKEIRALKEKFKRAKVEDSSRVFNLGLINALELDCMLELADVTALSALNRKESRGAHSRVDYPKRDDVNWLKHTLVYYTVDGPRIDYAPVTITKWQPVERKY